A genomic window from Streptomyces mirabilis includes:
- a CDS encoding aminopeptidase P family protein, protein MTGTPAPFTAGDPAPFTAGDYGARMRRAAEAAADAGLDGVLIAPGPDLVWLTGYRPVETERLTLLVLRAGQDPVLVVPTLEAPDAAAAAPMLTLRDWTDGRDPYEAAASLVGSEGRFGVSDNSWALHLLGLQRRLPDTRYVALTEALPMLRAVKDAAEVARLAEAGAAADAAYEEIRKVPFAGRREADVAADLDALLRHFGHSQVDFTIVASGPNGANPHHEAGERVIERGDMVVLDFGGLKHGYGSDTSRTVHVGEPDLEERRVHDVVRAAQEAGVAAVRPGAACQDVDRAARAVITEAGYGEFFIHRTGHGIGVTTHEPPYMIEGEELPLVPGMCFSVEPGIYLPGRFGVRIEDIVTVTEEGGWRLNTTSREMAIVD, encoded by the coding sequence ATGACCGGCACGCCCGCGCCCTTCACCGCCGGTGACCCCGCGCCCTTCACCGCCGGTGATTACGGGGCCCGTATGCGGCGCGCGGCCGAGGCCGCCGCGGACGCGGGACTCGACGGCGTCCTGATCGCCCCCGGGCCCGATCTGGTGTGGCTGACCGGCTACCGGCCCGTGGAGACCGAACGCCTCACCCTGCTGGTGCTCAGGGCCGGGCAGGACCCCGTGCTGGTCGTGCCGACCCTGGAGGCCCCGGACGCGGCGGCGGCGGCCCCCATGCTGACCCTGCGCGACTGGACCGACGGCAGGGACCCGTACGAGGCGGCCGCGTCCTTGGTCGGGAGCGAGGGCCGCTTCGGCGTCAGCGACAACTCCTGGGCCCTGCATCTGCTCGGCCTCCAGCGGCGGCTGCCGGACACGCGGTACGTGGCACTCACCGAAGCCCTGCCGATGCTGCGGGCGGTCAAGGACGCGGCGGAGGTGGCGCGGTTGGCGGAGGCCGGGGCGGCCGCGGACGCCGCGTACGAGGAGATCCGGAAGGTGCCCTTCGCGGGGCGCAGGGAGGCGGACGTCGCCGCCGACCTCGACGCGCTGCTGCGGCATTTCGGGCACTCCCAGGTCGACTTCACCATCGTCGCCTCGGGCCCGAACGGCGCCAACCCGCACCACGAGGCGGGCGAGCGCGTCATCGAGCGCGGCGACATGGTCGTCCTCGACTTCGGCGGTCTCAAGCACGGCTACGGCTCCGACACCTCCCGCACGGTCCACGTCGGCGAGCCGGACCTCGAGGAGCGCCGGGTGCACGACGTCGTGCGCGCCGCCCAGGAGGCGGGCGTCGCGGCGGTCCGGCCGGGGGCCGCCTGCCAGGACGTCGACCGGGCGGCCCGCGCCGTCATCACCGAGGCGGGATACGGCGAGTTCTTCATCCACCGCACCGGGCACGGCATCGGCGTCACCACCCACGAACCGCCGTACATGATCGAGGGCGAGGAACTGCCCCTCGTGCCCGGGATGTGCTTCTCCGTGGAGCCCGGCATCTATCTGCCCGGCCGCTTCGGGGTACGCATCGAGGACATCGTCACGGTGACCGAGGAGGGCGGATGGCGCCTCAACACCACGTCCCGCGAGATGGCGATCGTCGACTGA
- a CDS encoding PDZ domain-containing protein codes for MEQAALRPKPMPGQDPGGDRSSTGTTKRPHAARRRGRRLMPLLLGLLVATVLVLSGVGIGTVGATVIGMSRLADLQKLAGAAQGPSVRPDGPGQASGASQAGGTKSAPGGGSPVASTAPEPAPGKATLGIEAVDAPHGGGALVVGVHIPGSGYTAGLVRGDTLIAFAGARLGSAADLARAVSTAAPGTRVTLDVRHANGNQQQLSTVPRVVT; via the coding sequence ATGGAACAGGCCGCACTGCGTCCCAAGCCGATGCCCGGTCAGGATCCGGGTGGTGATCGGAGTTCGACCGGCACCACCAAGCGCCCGCACGCCGCGCGACGGCGTGGCAGGCGGCTGATGCCGCTGCTCCTCGGTCTCCTCGTCGCGACCGTGCTGGTCCTGTCGGGCGTCGGAATCGGGACCGTGGGCGCCACGGTGATCGGTATGAGCAGGCTGGCGGACCTCCAGAAGCTGGCCGGGGCGGCGCAGGGGCCGTCCGTCCGGCCGGACGGACCCGGGCAGGCATCCGGCGCGTCGCAGGCCGGTGGCACCAAGTCGGCGCCCGGCGGCGGGAGTCCGGTCGCTTCGACGGCACCGGAGCCCGCGCCGGGGAAGGCCACGCTCGGCATCGAGGCGGTCGACGCCCCCCACGGCGGGGGCGCGCTCGTCGTCGGTGTGCACATCCCCGGCTCCGGCTACACCGCGGGCCTGGTCCGCGGTGACACCCTGATCGCCTTCGCCGGGGCACGGCTCGGCTCGGCCGCCGACCTCGCGCGGGCGGTCTCGACCGCGGCCCCCGGGACGAGGGTCACGCTCGACGTGCGCCACGCGAACGGCAACCAGCAGCAACTGTCCACGGTCCCGCGCGTCGTGACCTGA
- a CDS encoding LysR family transcriptional regulator, with protein sequence MDPHLLRTYVTVARVASFSEAARELGYTQSAVSQHIAALEQDLGAPLLTRRPVAPTAAGERLLEHAGPLLLRLDAARADVLRMVGAPEYGLTLAATPTALGPRTLAALPAAGVTLRVLAREEIPAAVAQGGAELGLVDGLTAPNDPLRHPDVAPLTTYGVGEEPVCVLLPETHPLALRDGLRLADLVDARWLDAPDAGLPLAHLRRANGSGGFRPALRYEGTDVRTLAALAAAGHGLTLLPRAAATGVPGSVAVPLVAPRLVHRTELVHSGSPRGAAAALVDQLLERV encoded by the coding sequence ATGGATCCGCATCTCCTGCGCACCTACGTCACCGTGGCCCGTGTCGCCTCCTTCTCGGAGGCCGCACGGGAACTCGGCTACACCCAGTCCGCGGTGTCCCAGCACATCGCCGCGTTGGAGCAGGACCTCGGCGCGCCCCTGCTGACCCGGCGCCCCGTGGCACCGACGGCGGCGGGCGAACGGCTCCTCGAACACGCCGGGCCACTGCTGCTGCGCCTGGACGCGGCCCGCGCGGACGTCCTACGGATGGTGGGCGCGCCCGAGTACGGGCTGACGCTCGCGGCGACACCGACGGCGCTCGGTCCGCGCACGCTCGCGGCGCTGCCCGCCGCCGGGGTGACCCTGCGGGTGCTGGCCCGCGAGGAGATCCCCGCCGCCGTCGCGCAGGGCGGGGCGGAGCTGGGCCTGGTGGACGGACTGACGGCGCCCAACGACCCCTTGCGGCATCCCGACGTGGCCCCGCTGACCACGTACGGCGTCGGCGAGGAACCCGTCTGCGTGCTGCTGCCCGAAACTCATCCGCTCGCCCTGCGCGACGGGCTGCGCCTCGCCGATCTCGTCGACGCCCGCTGGCTGGACGCCCCCGACGCGGGACTGCCCCTGGCCCACCTCCGCCGGGCGAACGGCAGCGGGGGCTTCCGCCCGGCCCTGCGATACGAGGGCACCGACGTGCGTACTCTCGCCGCCCTGGCCGCCGCCGGGCACGGTCTCACGCTGCTGCCGCGGGCTGCGGCCACCGGCGTCCCCGGGTCGGTGGCCGTGCCGCTCGTGGCGCCGCGCCTGGTGCACCGTACGGAACTGGTGCACAGCGGGTCTCCGCGCGGAGCCGCCGCGGCCTTGGTGGACCAACTTCTCGAACGTGTTTGA
- a CDS encoding aminoglycoside phosphotransferase family protein, with product MTQAPTPTADTVRRLVRSLLADSEVAGAGPDVRPVTEGGEHSTWWVGTRHVLRLALDRETAVRRRRELRLRDLVRPLVGVAVPTSVAHGDWAGGLTYTLDTRLPGRSGEAQDVSAVGEADLAGLLTGLREVPVRQAEALGVPRAAPRSLEELRTAAERAAEGLAAADEFDPGRLAQLTQPAAVQLAAQTAAAVLVHHDLKGEHLVVSADGRVRGVLGWADAILGDPAEDIAGLAIAVGAPAAVRAATLADYGARPCLRGLWLSRCDTVIRLAERLRGRGEGPLPLLRTQLGRAWEPILLERVTELPGDG from the coding sequence ATGACCCAGGCACCGACACCGACCGCGGACACCGTCCGTCGACTGGTCCGTTCGCTGCTCGCCGACAGCGAGGTGGCGGGCGCGGGACCCGACGTCCGGCCCGTCACCGAGGGCGGTGAGCACTCCACCTGGTGGGTCGGCACCCGTCATGTGCTGCGGCTCGCCCTGGACCGCGAGACCGCCGTGCGCCGGCGGCGCGAGCTGCGGCTGCGCGACCTGGTCCGCCCGCTCGTCGGGGTCGCGGTGCCGACCAGCGTCGCGCACGGTGACTGGGCGGGCGGCCTGACCTACACCCTGGACACCCGGCTTCCCGGCCGCTCGGGTGAGGCGCAGGACGTCTCCGCGGTCGGGGAGGCGGACCTCGCGGGACTGCTCACGGGGCTGCGCGAGGTGCCCGTACGGCAGGCCGAGGCGCTCGGGGTGCCACGGGCCGCGCCCCGCTCCCTGGAGGAGCTGCGGACGGCCGCGGAGCGGGCTGCCGAGGGGCTCGCCGCCGCCGACGAGTTCGACCCCGGACGCCTCGCCCAGCTCACCCAGCCCGCCGCCGTCCAGCTGGCCGCGCAGACCGCGGCCGCCGTCCTCGTCCACCACGACCTCAAGGGTGAACACCTCGTGGTGAGCGCCGACGGGCGCGTGCGCGGCGTCCTCGGCTGGGCCGACGCGATCCTCGGGGACCCCGCCGAGGACATCGCCGGGCTCGCGATCGCCGTCGGGGCGCCCGCCGCCGTACGCGCCGCCACCCTCGCCGACTACGGGGCCCGCCCCTGTCTGCGCGGCCTGTGGCTGTCCCGCTGCGACACGGTGATCCGCCTGGCCGAGCGCCTGCGGGGCCGCGGCGAAGGCCCGCTCCCGCTGCTGCGGACCCAACTGGGACGCGCCTGGGAGCCGATCCTCCTCGAACGGGTCACGGAACTGCCGGGCGACGGCTGA
- a CDS encoding CTP synthase C-terminal region-related (seleno)protein — translation MTTIAAQTARLALVGDRSPNVLAHTRVPLLLDALATRDRLVLDAYWVPTEDAEDPAAVRGFDAVWVLPGSPYRSEAGTLTAIRTAREEGIPFLGTCGGFQHALLEFARDVCGLTRVAHAEQDPDADDLLIEPLACSLLGHEAAVTIEPGSLAQSVMGAERTVERYFCAYGPTRHLDTLRAHGLRFSGHDEDGNVRIVELPGHPFFLGTLFQPEQYGDGSRPHPIVRALARAAVAHAAVGELRELGTVDGADEVGGRRQPV, via the coding sequence ATGACGACCATCGCGGCGCAGACCGCTCGCCTCGCCCTCGTGGGCGACCGCTCCCCGAACGTCCTCGCCCACACCCGCGTCCCCCTCCTCCTGGACGCCCTGGCCACGCGCGACCGCCTCGTCCTCGACGCCTACTGGGTCCCGACCGAGGACGCCGAGGACCCGGCCGCGGTGCGCGGCTTCGACGCGGTGTGGGTGCTGCCCGGCAGCCCGTACCGCAGCGAGGCGGGGACCCTCACCGCGATCCGCACCGCGCGCGAGGAGGGCATCCCGTTCCTGGGCACATGCGGCGGATTCCAGCACGCGCTCCTGGAGTTCGCGCGCGACGTCTGCGGGCTCACCCGTGTCGCGCACGCCGAGCAGGACCCCGACGCCGATGACCTTCTCATCGAACCGCTCGCCTGCTCCCTCCTGGGCCACGAGGCCGCCGTCACCATCGAACCGGGTTCGCTCGCCCAGTCCGTGATGGGCGCCGAGCGGACGGTCGAACGCTATTTCTGCGCGTACGGCCCCACTCGCCACCTGGACACCCTGCGCGCCCACGGCCTGCGCTTCAGCGGCCACGACGAGGACGGAAACGTACGGATCGTCGAACTCCCGGGCCATCCCTTCTTCCTGGGCACCCTCTTCCAGCCGGAGCAGTACGGGGACGGCTCACGCCCGCACCCGATCGTGCGGGCGCTGGCGCGAGCCGCCGTGGCACACGCGGCCGTCGGGGAGCTCCGGGAACTCGGCACGGTCGACGGGGCCGACGAGGTCGGCGGACGGCGTCAGCCCGTGTGA
- a CDS encoding IS4 family transposase produces MSRLERLGLGILTRSCPAELVDRVVAEAGCAEKRRRVLSARFTVYFVLALCLFPQADYLEVLRLVKAGEPTLRPWAGVNKSSLTRARQRLGWPVMRELFRAVARPLGHRTELFHGLRVLALDGMLLAVPDSPGNRETFGKSGSQRSPMGYPQARVVAVSECSSHAVLDAVIGGWKDSERIVSDELEAHIGAGTLVLADRGLWGLARWHRFRDRGAHLLWRIERRAARRVQDVLPDGSYLARIQANKHAKAAGTVKAPPALVRVIEYRVDGQADVIRLVTSLTDHEEYPAAELATLYARRWEIEIVFDEIKTHQRGRPVLRSQTPDGVRQEIYAHLIVHHATRDLLNEVARIAQTSADRTSFTRALHVVRRSVIAPCGFSPLSPKSRPSARPCRDPLVSPATTTLTRLPPQTEVVDHPVQQQGPRRTC; encoded by the coding sequence GTGTCGCGTCTGGAGCGGCTGGGGTTGGGCATCCTGACTCGGTCGTGTCCTGCTGAGCTGGTGGACCGGGTCGTTGCCGAGGCTGGGTGTGCGGAGAAACGCCGACGTGTGCTGTCGGCCCGGTTCACGGTGTACTTCGTGCTCGCACTGTGCCTGTTTCCGCAGGCCGACTACCTGGAGGTCCTGCGGCTGGTGAAGGCCGGCGAACCGACGCTTCGGCCTTGGGCGGGGGTGAACAAGTCATCTCTGACGCGTGCGAGGCAGAGGCTGGGCTGGCCGGTCATGCGAGAGCTGTTCCGGGCCGTGGCCCGACCGTTGGGCCACAGGACGGAACTCTTCCACGGGCTACGGGTCCTGGCCCTGGACGGAATGCTGCTGGCCGTCCCCGACTCGCCCGGCAACCGGGAAACGTTCGGCAAGTCCGGCTCGCAACGCAGTCCGATGGGCTATCCGCAGGCCCGGGTGGTCGCGGTGTCGGAGTGCTCGTCGCACGCGGTACTGGACGCGGTGATCGGCGGCTGGAAGGACTCCGAGCGGATCGTGTCCGACGAACTGGAAGCCCATATCGGGGCCGGGACACTGGTCTTGGCCGACCGCGGACTTTGGGGCCTGGCCCGCTGGCACCGCTTTCGCGACCGGGGCGCCCACCTGCTGTGGAGGATCGAGCGGCGGGCCGCCCGCAGGGTCCAGGACGTCCTGCCGGACGGAAGTTACCTGGCCCGGATCCAGGCGAACAAGCACGCCAAGGCTGCCGGAACCGTCAAAGCTCCACCAGCTCTGGTGAGAGTGATTGAGTACCGCGTCGACGGCCAGGCGGACGTGATCCGGCTTGTCACCAGCCTGACGGACCATGAGGAGTATCCGGCCGCCGAACTCGCCACCCTGTATGCCCGGCGCTGGGAGATCGAGATCGTCTTCGACGAGATCAAGACTCACCAGCGCGGCAGACCGGTCCTGCGATCGCAGACTCCGGACGGGGTCAGGCAGGAGATCTATGCCCACCTGATCGTCCACCACGCGACCCGCGACCTGCTCAACGAGGTGGCCCGGATCGCGCAGACTTCCGCCGATCGGACATCGTTTACCCGGGCCCTGCATGTGGTCCGCCGCTCGGTGATCGCGCCGTGCGGCTTTTCCCCCCTCAGCCCGAAATCACGACCGTCTGCTCGGCCTTGCCGAGATCCGCTGGTCTCTCCTGCCACGACGACGCTCACGCGACTGCCCCCGCAAACTGAAGTCGTCGATCACCCCGTTCAGCAGCAAGGCCCCCGACGAACCTGCTAG
- a CDS encoding damage-control phosphatase ARMT1 family protein: protein MSEPADAPVILSDEPGSFPWSVLAERHPALVRKVRDAFPYGPEQHRALDALLKNATEGVIEPLGERAADREQWERWGGEEYAGRSWFDVPFLWSESYFYRQLLEAVGYFTPGPWKGIDPFRPLKLAELSAPEADEELAALDPLAERPVEEREEALLHGSLWGNRADLGFRLAAADGESDIVAELVANEGESLRSLFAGGTLCLVADNSGRELIPDLLLIDHLLHHRRVGRALLHVKPYPYYVSDATTADVVDALRHLTGAKGAAAESGRRLWAAMTDGRLTVRAHPFSCAPLPYADMPDDLRREFAEADVTLVKGDLNYRRLVGDRRYPATTPFTEPTAYFPGPVAALRTLKSDVIVGLDARTEAALDAAEGGRWRTSGTHALIQVRA from the coding sequence ATGTCTGAACCCGCCGACGCGCCCGTGATCCTCAGCGACGAGCCGGGCTCGTTCCCCTGGAGTGTGCTGGCCGAGCGGCATCCGGCCCTCGTCCGGAAGGTCCGGGACGCCTTCCCCTACGGCCCCGAGCAGCACCGCGCGCTCGACGCCCTGCTGAAGAACGCCACCGAGGGCGTCATCGAACCGCTCGGCGAGCGGGCGGCGGACCGCGAACAGTGGGAGCGCTGGGGCGGCGAGGAGTACGCCGGGCGCTCATGGTTCGACGTGCCCTTCCTCTGGTCCGAGAGCTACTTCTACCGTCAACTCCTCGAAGCCGTCGGCTACTTCACCCCCGGCCCCTGGAAGGGCATCGACCCCTTCCGCCCCCTCAAGCTCGCGGAGCTCAGCGCCCCGGAGGCGGACGAGGAGCTCGCCGCGCTCGACCCGCTCGCCGAGCGGCCGGTCGAGGAGCGCGAGGAGGCGCTGCTGCACGGCTCGCTGTGGGGCAACCGCGCGGACCTCGGCTTCCGTCTCGCCGCCGCGGACGGGGAATCGGACATCGTCGCCGAACTGGTCGCCAACGAAGGTGAGTCGCTGCGCTCCCTGTTCGCGGGCGGCACCCTCTGCCTGGTCGCGGACAACTCCGGCCGGGAACTCATCCCCGATCTGCTCCTGATCGACCATCTGCTCCACCACCGCCGCGTCGGGCGGGCGCTCCTGCACGTGAAGCCGTACCCGTACTACGTCTCGGACGCCACGACCGCCGACGTGGTCGACGCCCTGCGTCACCTCACCGGCGCGAAGGGGGCGGCGGCCGAGTCCGGCCGCCGGCTGTGGGCGGCCATGACCGACGGTCGCCTCACCGTCCGGGCCCACCCCTTCTCCTGCGCCCCGCTGCCGTACGCCGACATGCCCGACGACCTGCGCCGTGAGTTCGCCGAGGCCGACGTGACCCTCGTGAAGGGCGACCTGAACTACCGCCGCCTGGTCGGCGACCGGCGCTACCCCGCCACCACCCCCTTCACGGAGCCCACCGCGTACTTCCCGGGCCCGGTCGCCGCCCTGCGCACCCTCAAGTCGGATGTGATCGTGGGCCTGGACGCCCGCACGGAGGCCGCCCTCGACGCGGCCGAGGGCGGACGCTGGCGCACGAGCGGCACACACGCCCTGATCCAGGTGCGGGCCTGA
- the cyc2 gene encoding germacradienol/geosmin synthase Cyc2 translates to MTQPFELPHFYMPYPARLNPHLDEARAHTVEWARGMGMLEGSGIWEQSDLDAHDYGLLCAYTHPDCDGPALSLITDWYVWVFFFDDHFLETFKRTQDRDGGKAYLDRLPLFMPLDLSTPVPEPENPVEAGLADLWARTVPAMSVDWRGRFAVSTEHLLNESMWELSNINEGRIANPVEYIEMRRKVGGAPWSAGLVEYATAEVPASVAGTRPLRVLMETFSDGVHLRNDLFSYQREVEEEGELSNGILVLETFFGCTTQEAAETVNDILTSRLHQFEHTALTEVPALAAEKGLTPDQVAAVAAYTQGLQDWQSGGHEWHLRSSRYMNEGAVEGSRPLGSAGFGTAAVDVGALLSAAGAQRLRRYTHVPYQKVGPSLLPDFYMPFEPALSPHLDGARDRLTGWMYEKGMLQEGVWDEDKLDAYDLPLCAAGIHPDATEEALDLGSQWLAWGTYGDDYYPLVFGHRRDLAAARTTTARLSACMPIDGEPTPVPANAMEHGLLDLWERTAAKMTPDERRKLRGDVDKMTESWVWELSNQLQHRIPDPVDYLEMRRATFGSDLTLNLCRLGHGPKVPPEVYLSGPVRSLENAAIDYAMLINDVFSYQKEIEYEGEVHNAILVVQNFFGCDYPTGLGVIHDLMTQRMQQFQHVAAHELPVLYEDFKLSPEVRGIMDGYVVQLENWLSGILKWHQDCHRYGAEDLARRAHGFLPDRAPTVPFPGTGAGTVPVPVPALSPQDMAETESPPDLTPRTAAGATSSFTLPKGVGAAAEFSLPKAEAASAPH, encoded by the coding sequence ATGACGCAGCCGTTCGAACTCCCGCACTTCTACATGCCGTATCCCGCGCGGCTGAACCCGCACCTCGACGAGGCGCGCGCCCACACGGTCGAATGGGCCCGTGGGATGGGCATGTTGGAGGGCTCCGGCATCTGGGAACAGTCCGACCTCGACGCGCACGACTACGGGCTGCTCTGCGCGTACACCCACCCCGACTGCGACGGCCCGGCACTCTCGCTCATCACCGACTGGTACGTGTGGGTGTTCTTCTTCGACGACCACTTCCTGGAGACCTTCAAACGCACCCAGGACCGCGACGGCGGCAAGGCCTACCTGGACCGGCTGCCCCTCTTCATGCCGCTGGACCTCTCGACCCCCGTACCGGAGCCGGAGAATCCGGTCGAGGCGGGGCTCGCCGACCTCTGGGCGCGCACGGTGCCCGCGATGTCGGTGGACTGGCGGGGGCGGTTCGCGGTGTCCACGGAGCACCTGCTCAACGAGTCGATGTGGGAGCTCTCCAACATCAACGAGGGACGGATCGCCAACCCCGTCGAGTACATCGAGATGCGCCGCAAGGTGGGCGGCGCCCCCTGGTCTGCGGGACTCGTGGAGTACGCGACGGCCGAGGTGCCCGCCTCCGTCGCGGGGACGCGCCCGCTGCGCGTGCTGATGGAGACGTTCTCCGACGGGGTCCATCTGCGCAACGACCTGTTCTCCTACCAGCGCGAGGTCGAGGAGGAGGGCGAGCTCAGCAACGGCATCCTCGTCCTGGAGACCTTCTTCGGCTGCACCACCCAGGAGGCCGCCGAGACCGTCAACGACATCCTCACCTCACGCCTGCACCAGTTCGAGCACACGGCCCTCACCGAAGTGCCCGCGCTCGCCGCGGAGAAGGGGCTCACCCCGGACCAGGTCGCCGCCGTCGCCGCCTACACCCAGGGGCTCCAGGACTGGCAGTCGGGCGGTCACGAGTGGCACCTGCGCTCCAGCCGCTACATGAACGAGGGGGCGGTGGAGGGCAGCCGGCCGCTCGGCAGCGCCGGGTTCGGCACCGCGGCCGTCGATGTCGGCGCCCTGCTCTCCGCGGCCGGGGCGCAGCGGCTGCGCAGGTACACCCACGTCCCGTACCAGAAGGTCGGCCCGTCCCTGCTCCCCGACTTCTACATGCCCTTCGAGCCGGCCCTCAGCCCCCACCTGGACGGCGCCCGCGACCGCCTCACCGGCTGGATGTACGAGAAGGGCATGCTCCAGGAGGGCGTCTGGGACGAGGACAAACTGGACGCGTACGACCTTCCGCTGTGCGCCGCGGGCATCCACCCGGACGCGACCGAGGAGGCCCTCGACCTCGGCTCGCAGTGGCTGGCCTGGGGGACGTACGGCGACGACTACTACCCGCTGGTCTTCGGACACCGCCGTGACCTGGCGGCGGCCAGGACCACCACCGCACGCCTCTCGGCCTGCATGCCCATCGACGGCGAGCCGACCCCGGTCCCGGCCAACGCCATGGAGCACGGCCTCCTCGACCTGTGGGAGCGCACGGCGGCGAAGATGACCCCGGACGAGCGGCGCAAGCTGCGCGGTGACGTGGACAAGATGACGGAAAGCTGGGTGTGGGAGCTGTCGAACCAGCTCCAGCACCGCATCCCCGACCCGGTCGACTACCTGGAGATGCGTCGCGCCACCTTCGGCTCCGACCTCACCCTGAACCTGTGCCGCCTGGGCCACGGCCCCAAGGTCCCGCCCGAGGTCTACCTGAGCGGTCCCGTCCGGTCGTTGGAGAACGCCGCCATCGACTACGCGATGCTGATCAACGACGTCTTCTCGTACCAGAAGGAGATCGAGTACGAGGGCGAGGTCCACAACGCCATCCTCGTCGTGCAGAACTTCTTCGGCTGCGACTACCCGACCGGCCTCGGCGTCATCCACGACCTGATGACCCAGCGCATGCAGCAGTTCCAGCATGTCGCCGCCCATGAACTGCCCGTTCTGTACGAGGACTTCAAGCTCTCGCCGGAAGTGCGCGGCATCATGGACGGCTATGTGGTGCAACTCGAGAACTGGCTGTCCGGAATCCTGAAGTGGCACCAGGACTGCCACCGTTACGGCGCCGAGGACCTGGCCCGCCGCGCCCACGGCTTCCTGCCGGACCGGGCCCCCACGGTCCCGTTCCCCGGGACGGGGGCCGGGACCGTGCCGGTGCCGGTCCCGGCGCTCAGTCCCCAGGACATGGCGGAGACGGAATCCCCGCCGGACCTCACTCCCCGGACCGCGGCGGGCGCGACCTCGTCGTTCACCCTGCCGAAGGGGGTGGGAGCCGCCGCGGAGTTCAGCCTGCCGAAGGCTGAGGCGGCGTCGGCTCCGCACTGA